The Macaca mulatta isolate MMU2019108-1 chromosome 19, T2T-MMU8v2.0, whole genome shotgun sequence sequence ccCAGCCCTGGCTGGGTCGTCTGATGCCAGATGTGGGCTCGCATTGTTGAGGAGGAGTTTGGCTCCCCTGTGCCTCTGCAGCCAGAGGGCATCTAAATTATCAGGTCACGCCCCCATCCAAGCCTCCTGGGGTCCCTGCACCTCCAGAGAAATCCCACCCACTCACCCCCAGCAGCCCACAGGGCTCACGGGCCCCAGCCTGCCAATCTACGCACTGCCAGGCCAGCCCTTCAGCGCCACTCTGACCATACAAAGGCTTTCTGGACGCCCAGGCCCCTGTCATCTACCACAGGACAGGGTGGCACAGGCAGGGCTGGCTGAGGGCATGAGAGTCTTGCCCCTGGCCCTTCTCACCAGAGGCCGCTCTTGCTGGTCAGTCACCAGGCTCGACCTGGGGGCCATAGTCCCTATGGGGGTGTAGAGAAATCCCCATGCACTGCAGTGTGTCTTGGGGACCTTTCTCCTGTGAAGATGCAGAATGATGCTGACTGGCTCTTCtccgcctcctcccctcctcagcTCTACAGTCTACTGGAGAGGATCAACCCAGACCACAGCTTCCCTGTCAGGTGAGCCACTCCGGGCACCACTCCACGCATGGCCTAGGCTCCCCATGCTCTTGGGATGGGGCCCCCAACTGCCCCTTGCACCCTGACACCCCACACCCCTCCTCGCAGATAGTCTGCAGCAGGGGTCTCTCAGAAATCCCCTCCAGCTGCCCACCGCTGTTTTGTAAACCACCTTTCTCAAAATCCCCACCCCACGTGACCCTGCACTCTCCCTCCAGCTCACACTGCCTCCGAGCGGCTGCCTTCTACGTGCGTGGGCTCTTCTCCTTCTTCCAGGGACGCTACAACGAGGCCAAGTGAGTGTGGGGCAGGGGGCAGCATGTGGGCCGTGCTCAGGTTAGCCCAGGCCCAGTCCTGCAGGCGTCAGCGTCCTCATTCTCCTTGTCAGGCGATTTCTGCGGGAAACTCTGAAGATGTCCAATGCCGAGGACCTGAACCGGCTCACAGCCTGCTCCCTTGTGCTCCTGGGCCACATCTTCTATGTGCTGGGAAACCACAGGGTGAGTGCCCTGGCCTGGGCCGCTCGCTTGGGTGCCTGTGGGGCTTGGCTGAGGGACAGGAGCTGGCCAGCAGCCTAGGGGTGGCATGGCACTGTTCATCCTATGCCCCTCGAAGAGCACTTCTAGGTGGACACCCTGACTCCCACAGCCTGGGCAGGCAGGGCCAGGGGAGCTGGGCACCCACAGAGGGTGTGGGGGCAGGCAGGAGGCCTGATGGGTGTGGCCTCAGACATCAGGCAGGCAGAGCCCCTGGGCTTGGGGAGCTGAAGCCAGAACCAAAGGAGCTGCCCTGAGCTAGTGGGGATGACGCAGGCACCCCATCCTATGTGTTGACACCCAAGGGGCAGAGAGGTGCCTCCTCTCAGTCAGCCTCCCAAACATTTCATTCTTGCCCAGCATGCATAGTGTCCTCTCAGGGTACAAGTGGCCCTTGGAGTTGGTCCCCACCCAAGGTCAGCTGGTCTCTGGTGGGACTGGCCACCTCAGTCCTTCTTGTCAATTCCTTGCCTGCTCTCACCTTCCTGATCTCACGAGgtcttgaagttttttttttctcagacggagtctctctctgttgcccaggctggagtgcagtggtgcagtcctgGCTAAcggcaagccccacctcccgggttcacgccattctcctgcctcagcctcccgagtagctgggaccacaggcacctgccaccacgcccggctaatgtttttatatttttagtagagagacgggatttcactgtgttagccaggatggtctcgaactcctgaccttgtgatccacctgcctcggcctctcaaagtgctgggattacaggcgttagccaccacgcccagcctgtttgtttgtttgtttgtttgttttaagaagatattttgggcaggcacagtggctcacgcctgtaattccagcattttgggaggccaaggcgggcagatcacctgaggtcaggagtttcaagaccagcctggccaacgtagtgaaaccccgtctcttactaaaaatacaaaaattagtggggcgtggtggtaggagcctgtaatccaagctactcgggaggctgaggcatgagaatcacttgaacccaggagagagaggttgcattgaaccaagatcatgccactgcactccagcctgggcagcagagtgagactctgtctcagaaaaaaaaaaaaaggtatttttgtgccaggcatggtggctcatgcctgtaatcccagcactttgggagaccgggacaggtagatcacctgaggtcaagaattcaacaccagcttggccaacatggtgaaaccccatttctactaaaaatacaaaaattagccaggcccggtggtgcacatctgtactctcagctattccagaggctgagacaggagaattgcttgaactcaggaggtggagaggttgcaatgagctgaggtcgtgtcattgtactccatccagcctaggtgagagcaagactccatctcaaaaaaaaaaaattttggccaggcacagtggctcattgcTTGgatcactttgggaggcggatgggggagaatcccttgatcccaggagttcaagaccaccagcctgggtaacctaGCTAGACCCTCTTTTTTTTGAggccgagtctcactctgtcacccaagttggagtgcagtggcacggtctcagctcagcTTATGGCAACCTTCGCCCCTTGCAgggtcaaatgatcctcccacctcagcctcccaagtagctggggccacaggtgtgtgccaccacgctcagccattttggtagagaccaggtctccatgttacccagactggtcttgaactcctgagctcaagtgatccacccacttaagcctcccaaaatgccagattacagcatgacccactgtgcctggccctagaGATggtatctcttaaaaaaataataataagatattttccagccaggcacagtgacttgagcggcctgtaatcccaacactttgggaggcagaggtggaaggatcatttgaactcaggaattcaatatcagcctgaccaacatagtgagatcccatctctacaaaaaccatacaaaaaaattagccagtgtgggaactcatgcctgtggtcccagctaattgggaggctgaggtgggaggatcacttgagtccaggaggttgaggctgcagtgagctgtgatcatgttactgtactccagcctggacaacacagtgggatcctgtctcaaaaaaaaaaagttgttattttTCTAGATTATAAAATATGACATGTTCATAATTAAAAGGTtgagaagtaaaacaaaaaaatagcatgTCTCTGTCATCCATCCCTTCCCGCTGCCCACCCCTCCCACCTGGAGGTTTTGCTTGTCAGCctgtttggtaattttttttttttttttttttgagatggagtcttgctgtgttgcccaggctagagtgtagtggtataatcttggctcactgcaacctctacctcccaggttccatggattctcctgcctcagcctcccaagtagctgggattatagtcacacgccaccacacctggctaatttttgtatttttagtagagatggggtttcaccacgttggccaggcttgtctcaaactcctgacctcaggtgatctgcccacctcggccttccaaagtgctgggattacagacgtgagccactaggTAATTTTATATTTGCCTTTCTCCACACCACTGTattggaagctttttttttttttttttcccttaatggCAGTGAGTGTTTTGAAGCACCATCTACTCTGTAGTTTAACCATTCTCACTGTAGCCATTTCCACAGGATAGATAATGCAGGATGTGTGTCTTGGCTTGTAAAGTTTCACGGGGTCTGAGGGCTCCCTCAGCGTGGATGCTGTTAACAAACCTGGTGCCTGCCCCTGCCCaccgcaacacacacacacaactgtgtGGTAAGCCTTTGCAGAGGCCAACAAATGGGCCCTACAGCTCAGGCCCTGGTGGGCCTTGGCCTCAGTACTGGGGATGCCACCACCCCGTCAAAACCTGTAGCTGGCTCCTTCTAGAATGTGCTGCCACCCTGCCCTCAGCCTCTGAGCACAGTGAGGGCTGTATGTCCCCATTGGACAGTGCAGATGGCCTTGGGGTATGTCAGATGGGCTCAGGTGAGGGCCCAGGGGCCCAGAAGAGCTTAGGATGAGGCTAGAGTGTCCACACGAGTGGGACACCCCCCAGGATCACTCAAGTCTTCAAAACCAGATTCTGTGGGGTACCCTAAGCTGGCATTGGGAGAACCTACCCAGGAGCGCTGAAGGAGTCTCCTTCCCCAGGCTGCTTTCAGACAGAGGCCCTTGGCTTTCTGCACAGAGGCCAGCCCGGCTCACAATAAGCCAGGCCTAGCGGAAGAGAGCAGTTTTTCTTGCTGTGAGGTGTCAGAAGGGCTtggtgaattttaaaaagctccaAGACCCATCTGGAGCCCACTTTCAAGGTGTGGCTACCGGGCAGCATAGAGTTGTTGGGCTTTGTGTCTCAGGAGGAGCATCTCTGCACTCTGGAGAAGTATTTGGTGGCATCAAAGCCAGTTCTCAGGAGTCGGTTTTGGAGATGTGTCCATCTTGACTTCCCAAGGGCTCCCTGGGCTGCCAGGAGCTATCATCTAGGGAATTCTCCAGGCCTTACCTGAACCCCACATCCAGGCTGACAGGGCTTTGAGTCCTCGGCCCAGACAGGGTCAGCCCAGCACTGCTGGTCGCCATGTAGCCTGTGTAGCACAGGCTCCTGTCCAGTGGCTCCAGGCCCTTGCCATAGTGACAGGGATGGGCATTTATGGGCCCTGATGGCTCTTACTGAGCTCTTCCTGCCACATCCTGAGGACGCTACGGCTGCAACTGGGGTGGCCCTGTGCAGTCAACCAAGCGGGGATTCAGGATTGGAGGATTCCTGCATGCTGGTGCCCCCAAAGCCCCTACGTGTCTGCCGGGGCCTCCCACGAGAGGCAACTCAGTTGTGGAAGACAAACCGGAGGGGCTGCTGCCCCTCTCAGAACCTGGAACCCGGAACCCTAAACAAATCTTCATTTCTGATCAGCCCCCATTGTGGGTCCAGGGCTAACTGCCATCAGTGCTTTTTCTCTGCTTGAAAAGGTAGAAGCCCCCAGAGTTGTCCATTGGCCATGCCCCTGTGAGTAGGTACCTGCAGAGCCAGAAGTGAGGGCAGTTTGTTTTTCAGTGATACTTCAGAGAGGGCCATTTGAGATGGGCTCTGAGGTAAGCATAGAAGTTCACCAGATGCAGAAGGAGGTCACAGCCTGGGCTGGGTTCAGTAGGTTatccccaccccagcctgggctgggtTTGGCAAGTGGGGTCCAGGCTCCTCACTCCCTCTTGCTGCTCTTGGTTGACAGGAGAGTAACAACATGGTGGTACCTGCCATGCAGCTCGCCAGCAAGATCCCGGACATGTCGGTACAGCTGTGGTCGTCAGCACTGCTGCGAGGTGAGTGCAATGGCCACCcctcttccccagccccagcctggccctcCCGAGAGATCTAAGGCTGCTGGGCACGTCCTGCTCAGCCTTAGCTCGGACTAGGCCTCCGTGGGCCACAGCCCCAGTTCTAGCATGGGTAGGGGGTGCTCCTCAGGAGACCCTGGTTGAGGGCAGTGGGTGCATTTGTGGCATCCACTTGACTTGGGGTCTGGTTCAGTCTCTACAGGACCCAGAGGGTGAGACTTGGTATCTGGTAGACTTGGGCTGTGAGCCTCGCTTCTTCCCAGAAAGGCAGACAGCAGCCATGCCTATTGGGCAGGGCTGGCCAGCTTGCTCTGGGAGCAGTGCGGGCACTCAGCGAGTATCAGTGCTGTTACTGCAGCTCCCCCATTTCCAGATTacgaaactgaggtccagagactCCCCCAGGGCCCTGGGGAGGTGACAGGAGACGGGGTGCTCTGTGTGCAGTGGGCTGCCTGGGGCTGCTGCCTCAGGATGGGCGTCAGACGTCTGTTTGCCTGAGGGCTAGCCATAGGCTCCCTGGAGTGCTGGCGAGAAGCCTGGCATTGGGCTTTCACTGCCCAACCAGCCCTGTTCTGCCCTATGAGAGCAGCTGGCGCATGGGCTTTGTGATCCCAAGACAGGGCTCAGGGCCAGTGACGTGCCAGGCTCCCAGAGATCCACCGGTTCAGCTGGGACTTGACCTTGGGGCTCCATCTGCACCAAGTGGGAGGGCCTGGGCAGCGACAGGGCAAGGTGGGTCCCCATGTTCATGTCCCACTCTCAGACCTGAATAAAGCCTGTGGGAACGCCATGGACGCCCATGAAGCCGCCCAGATGCACCAGAACTTCTCGCAGCAGCTGCTCCAGGACCACATTGAGGCCTGCAGCCTCCCCGAACACAACCTCATCACGGTACGGGTGTGGGTGTGAGAGGATGGGATCGGGGACCAGCGGGCTCCCCACCTGCAAGAGGAAGGGGGCACCTTGGCTGTATTTCTCTTTGTCCAACAAACCCTAACTCAGCCTCGGAAGTGCCCTCTGATGGGGGAGATGGCCACGGGCACCCCCACCCTAGCAAGGGACACAGGTGCCTCCTTGGGGCCCATTGGACTGGGGTGTGGAGAACAGAGTCCTGGTTGGGTGAGCAGCCCAAGGAGGGCAACATTCCCACCTCCTCTTCCCTGGGAACAGCCCACGGTGCCTGACTCTCATGTCCTCTCTTTCTCACAGTGGACAGACGGTCCACCCCCTGTGCAGTTCCAAGCTCAGAATGGAcccaacaccagcctggccagcctccTGTGAGGCCTTGATGGGGCCATCCAGCTCCACAGGGCCTGTGCGTCTCCGGCTTCCACCCAGACGGCACTCAAGCCTGCCCCTGAGGCGTGCTTCCTTCCTGACTGTCTCTAGAGCTTCCAAGTTCTGGGAATGTGCGCGGCCAGTCCCTGCCCTCCCAGGAGGGGTGGCAGCCGTTCCCATCTCGCACCAGGACCCCCACTGCAGAGGCTCACAGGTGGCACACAGGCGCTGTCTCTCCAGAGCCATCCTTCAGAGTGGACCTCAGTGCCAGTCGTGCCTCTGCAACTGGGTCACGTCGGCCCAGAGTAGGGTACAGGCCTCCAGCAGGTCCTAATCCTGTGTGCCAGGGCAGGCGGTGCCCCAGGGGCACCATGCCTGACTCTCCATCGCCCAGGCCTTGATGCCGAGCAGGAGTAGAGTGTTTCCTCTGCTCAAGGCAATTTCCAGAGCCCAGACACCCGTTTCTGGCCtgaatttggaggaaagaagtaATGGCCCACGTGTGGGACGAAGCACAGATCCCAGCACTTTTCCCAGCTTTCTCTCCAGCGTCGGTCCCTGCAGCAGCCGGGGCCTCTGGTCAGGAACCCTCAGGGACCCAGGAACTCAGCTTCCAAACATCTGCACCTTGACCGGACTCGCCATCCCGCTGTAGGGGTGCAGGTGATTGTAAACACgggtgtgcatgtgcatgcacacgGGTGTGCGGTGAAGATCTGTGGAGCTGGAGCTGGGAGCTGAGGCTCCTGTTGCACCAGCCACCTTCCCCCATCTTGTGGCTACTGAGGGGCAGGAAGTGGGGGAGTGGGTTTCTCTCCCAAATTTAAGATCACCTCCTCAGCTAGCTTAGAGTGCATGGCACGGGCCCCCCGCCCCCCAGATCTGGAGCCCAGGGACCTTCTTCCTGGCAGATCTGTGGccttccctgcaaaggacgtctGTAGGCTCAGCCTCTTGGTCCCCCACCCTGCCGCCTTGCTTTCCCTGCTGGGTCTCTGGGGCATAGTGTGAAACCCCCACCCTAGCGAGGCCCCAGGGAGTCTCTGCTGGGCCCAGACAGCAGCATTTGGTTGTATCCACTTTTCTTGATAATCAGGAGGTGCCCCAGTGGTCACAGTGTGGCATTGTGAGTTGGGGGGTCAGGGGTCAAGATATCAGCAGCAGGTGTCAGGACTCAGGACACCATCCCCTCCAGCTTCTGGGGCCCAGGAGCCTCTCCCTGCTGCAGGGGGTGGGGGTCCTGCTCGGCAGGGTAGGTGGTGGTTTCAGGTCTTGTCACCCTTGCTTGGTGGAGCTGCCTCTGGGAGCTTCGGCGTCTGTGACTGAAGGGATGCTGGATTGCTCAGGTCAGCTGCTCAGGGCTCCCAGGCTAGGTGTGCCTTAGCCACAGGCAGGGCTGTCAATAACCCCCTTCCTCACTGGCCAGTACCTGACATCAGCACCAGTGACAGGCTGGTCAGAGGGCAGGGCTGGTGAGGGTTTGTCCTAAGAGGACCACCACCATCTCTGGGTCTCCAGGGGGAGAGCCTGGCCCTGTCCTGTGCTACCCGGGGCTGCCCCCAGACCCGTGAGGCCAATAGGAGAGCGTGTGGCACTGACCCACAAGCTGTCCCTGTCCCGTCTTCCTCCTGAGCCATGGCCTCTGCTAGCTCCACCTTGAAGGAGCCCCTCAGATCCTCCCCTACATCACTGAGATGCCACCACTTGTGTCTCCACAATGTGCTCCTGCCTACCTGGGTCCCGCACTGTCTGACCCCTGCACACCACACTCATGTCACCACGGCGTGCATCATGTTCATCCCCATCTATTTATTTAAGCCTTTCTTTGCTTGTAGGGCATTTTGTATGTAGAGCAGTTGAAAACAGAACCTCAGAACTTAACATCTGTCCTGATGTTAAAGTGCTTTTCATGACCACCCCGTTATCTATGTATATGTAAAGTTAAGGATGAGATCTTAAGTTTACAATTAAAAACTCAGTACTCGATATTTAATATTCTACTCGAGCTTTATGGAAGCCAAatcatgtgcgtgtgtgtgtgtgtgcgtgcgtgtgtgcaaGCTTTGAACCTCCTTCCACGGCCGCATCTTCTGATGACACAAAGCTTTTGACAAGGACCTTCTTGTGAGTCACTCAGCGCCTCATAGTGTCTCATTCAATTGCAAGAATAGAGGCCAGACACGggggcgcatgcctgcaatcccagctaactgggaggctgaggcaggaggatcacttgagcccaggagattgaggctgcagtgagcatgttcacgccactgcactcccgcctgggtgatgGTGAGACTttgtgtcaaaataaataaataaataaaacgagTCCCTGAGGACACATCACACAGTCTCCTATAGCTAAGTGtctaggaagaaataaaaactccaGACCCTTCAGTGGATGAGGACAAGGAGGTCGCCGAAAGGCATTCTGTTGACAGATGAACAGCTGAAAGCTGGCCAGACCCTCCTGTATGCCTCTGCCCTTGTCCTGTGGCCTGTGGGTTGTGAGGTCTGACGAGGAAGCCACCTACAGCAGGAAGCGAGGCTGCCGTGTGTCCTTCAGACAGCTGTCTTTCCCCAGCTCTGTCCCTATAGTTGCCTGCCGGTGGGCGAGGGTCCTCTCCCCGGGAGAAGCACTCCCAGCCCCGTTTATCAGAAGCAGGCAGGGAAATTGGAACTGCCACCCaaccggcatggtggctcaattTGTTGGTTGCGTTGTCAGTTGTCTATTCTGTTAAGGTTTTTAATAAGTACGTTTGGCATAATGTATTTTAATGGGTTTGTAATATCGTAATGGTTTTAGCAGCCTATAACTTTTCAGCTGGTGCTTTTacttagggaaaaaaagacaatttgtAAATACAGAACATTGTTTAAAAGACGTAACCATAGAACATAGCTTCCTGTTTGTGGATTTCGTTTCCTATATATTCAAAGTAAAATGACTTACAGGAGCCATGTGCTGTGTCTTTGTTGTTTCCTCTGTCCCCTTTGTGAGCCATCCCGAAGATGGCTGCCACCCTCCCTGCCATGCCCACAGGGGCCCCCTCTGTGGCAGGGTCTTCAGCATGAGGATGCAGTCCCCAAATCCTGAGCCAGATGACGTGATGGAAGCCTGAGTCCCCATCCCCTCCACTGATCATTTTCCTCCAGCCTGGCCTTTCCTAGAAAGGAAGGaacccggtggctcaagcctgtaatcccagcactttgggaggccgagacgggcggatcacaaggtcaggagatcgagaccagcctggctaatacggtgaaaccccgtctctactaaaaaatacaaaaaactagccgggtgaggtggtgggcgcctgtagtcccagctactcggg is a genomic window containing:
- the MAU2 gene encoding MAU2 chromatid cohesion factor homolog isoform X9; translated protein: MLLLMERKLQEVHPLLTLCGQIVENWQGNPIQKESLRVFFLVLQVTHYLDAGQVKSVKPCLKQLQQCIQTISTLHDDEILPSNPADLFHWLPKEHMCVLVYLVTVMHSMQAGYLEKAQKYTDKALMQLEKLKMLDCSPILSSFQVILLEHIIMCRLVTGHKATALQEISQVCQLCQQSPRLFSNHAAQLHTLLGLYCVSVNCMDNAEAQFTTALRLTNHQELWAFIVTNLASVYIREGNRHQEVLYSLLERINPDHSFPVSSHCLRAAAFYVRGLFSFFQGRYNEAKRFLRETLKMSNAEDLNRLTACSLVLLGHIFYVLGNHRESNNMVVPAMQLASKIPDMSVQLWSSALLRDLNKACGNAMDAHEAAQMHQNFSQQLLQDHIEACSLPEHNLITTVHPLCSSKLRMDPTPAWPASCEALMGPSSSTGPVRLRLPPRRHSSLPLRRASFLTVSRASKFWECARPVPALPGGVAAVPISHQDPHCRGSQVAHRRCLSRAILQSGPQCQSCLCNWVTSAQSRVQASSRS